The genomic region AATAATGATACAAAACCAACTAAAATCAAAATAAAACCAAAAACTTTTCCCGATTGGGAAGCAATTTTTGTAGCTGTTAGTAAATCTTTTTTTGCCCAGATTATAGCCCTTAAAACTCTTCCACCATCAAGTGGAAAAGCAGGTATTGTATTAAATAACGCAAGTGCAAAATTTACCATATATAGATAATTAAAAATTCCGTTTAATAAATCATCTTTTGGATAAAAATAACTAATTGTAAAAAAAATAATGCCTAAAAATATACTCATTAAGGGGCCGGCTACTGCAATTAAAAATTCTTCTTTTGGAGTGTGTGGCTCTTCCTCTATCATTGCAACTCCACCAAATATAAACAGATTAATATCTTTAACCGGTATACCAAAACGAATAGCCATAAGAGAATGGGAAAGTTCGTGAAGTAAAACAGAAGCAAAGAGAAGTATAGCCGAAACCATACCGGTTAAATAATAAATAATTACATTTTGATTTGGATAAAAAGAGGGATAATAATAATTTGCAAGGGTAAAACTAACAAGAAAAAATATAATAAACCAACTATAATCTAAATTAATCTGTATTCCAAAAATTTTAAAAAGCTTTATCAACGATATTTCCGCCTTTTGGGTCTTAGCTTTTTAATAGCAGAATATATTATATCAGTAATAATATGCATAAATTCAGCAATTATCAACCCAATAAAAAATGAGAAAACAAATGGATTTTTTAG from Venenivibrio stagnispumantis harbors:
- a CDS encoding site-2 protease family protein, with the protein product MIKLFKIFGIQINLDYSWFIIFFLVSFTLANYYYPSFYPNQNVIIYYLTGMVSAILLFASVLLHELSHSLMAIRFGIPVKDINLFIFGGVAMIEEEPHTPKEEFLIAVAGPLMSIFLGIIFFTISYFYPKDDLLNGIFNYLYMVNFALALFNTIPAFPLDGGRVLRAIIWAKKDLLTATKIASQSGKVFGFILILVGFVSLFSGNIINGLWLGFLGWFLINSANIAYQQTYLAYKLAKYRVKHLTNPLKPIFFNESIISLIDIPIIYKYYPVLMDNGEIRFINLYDFDEYFINENKDKKVKDFSYPIPVFVFTDDTVVKAYKLMNQYNLDFLPVFYNNTFVGIIKREDIENILKG